ACGGATGGGCCGTACGGCTTCCACTGGTTCTCCTTCGTTCGGTGCGGTTCAGCTCCCGGCCGCAGCGGTCGGCAGGTAGCCGGTGACGCGGCGGTCGGCGATGTGCAGGGGGTGTTCGGCGAGGAAGGCGAGCAGGTCGACGATGGCGGTGCGCTCGACGGCGCGGATCCGCTCGTGCAGCGTGTCCTCGGTGTCCTCGTCGTGCACCGCGAGAGGGAACTGGGCGATGATCGGCCCGGTGTCCACCCCCTCGTCGACGAGGTGGATCGTCGCCCCGGTGACCTTGACCCCGTGCGCGAGGGCGTCGCGGACGCCGTGCGCTCCGGGGAACGACGGGAGGAGCGCGGGGTGGGTGTTGATGATGCGCTGGGAGTAGCGGGCGACGAACTCCGGGCCGAGGATGCGCATGAATCCCGCCGAGACCACCCAATCGGGCTCGAAGGCGGCGACGGCGGCGGTGAGCGCGCTGTTCCACGCTGCGCGGTCGGGGTGCTCGCGCGGGGCGACGACGAAGGTCTCGACGCCGGCGGCGCGCGCCCGGTCGAGCACTCCTGCGGCGGGGGTGTCGGAGCCGACGGCGACGATCTCGACGCTCCGCCGGGCGGCGTGCGAATCGTGCGCGCCGGGGTCCGCAGCGGGATCGCGGACGACGAACGCGTCGAGCACGGCCTGGGTCAGGCTGCCGGATCCGGAGGCGAGGAGAACACAGCGCACCCCGCCATTCTATGCCAGACTGATCGGGTGAGCCCCGTGGACCAGGAACCCCGCACCGACTCGACCGCGACCGACGAGGAGACCGCGCGCCGGGCGGCCGCCCGCAACCGCGAGGGCACGATCCTCGCGCTGCTGTTCGGCGGTGCGCTGCTCGCCACGACGCTCCCGCTCCCCTACCGGATGGCGGCCGGGGTGCTCGCGATCGCGGCTCTCGTCTGGGTCGTGCGGTACTTCATCGCCGGAGCGCGCACGAAGCAGAAGGGCAACTGGATCCTCCTCGGCGTGCTCGCCGCGCTCAGCTGCCTCTACATGCTGCTCTCGACCCTC
This Brevibacterium ihuae DNA region includes the following protein-coding sequences:
- the purN gene encoding phosphoribosylglycinamide formyltransferase is translated as MRCVLLASGSGSLTQAVLDAFVVRDPAADPGAHDSHAARRSVEIVAVGSDTPAAGVLDRARAAGVETFVVAPREHPDRAAWNSALTAAVAAFEPDWVVSAGFMRILGPEFVARYSQRIINTHPALLPSFPGAHGVRDALAHGVKVTGATIHLVDEGVDTGPIIAQFPLAVHDEDTEDTLHERIRAVERTAIVDLLAFLAEHPLHIADRRVTGYLPTAAAGS